A window of Brettanomyces nanus chromosome 2, complete sequence contains these coding sequences:
- a CDS encoding uncharacterized protein (EggNog:ENOG41): protein MSREGSFVDDASSLTSANQLYSPQLSSRGRYRHAGRPMLRRPRLMPGFRGPPDGSPDGPSYWSPGGPPRWPPGGPPRWPPPPGGPPGGFRGPPGGFRGSPGGFFGPPPGEFHGPGGPLDGHPGGPPPPPRIPGPPEHWGDRGPWGHNPWGSYYYNPPMPPHMPPPSAPPPPPYDYGRFYDYDRPQTISEQPAGLEQPAQSYHSSQSSVTSSSATIPLFITEEGLQKVDMPCFNTVCHLIDLYYRYVNPSYMVLPNRKLLVDYLSISPLCICLLSTMFKISSRYCSPDAVEDPKYLDQGFWAGQIERYGVSLAGFERLAAYILASQRGKDDHLEECAKLVKFYRFVDCTSCKELADIEQFLNISTPAQIIFREGFIRMLWNVYKFQVFRRVSFSSPYLKGKGTFEFPSNLELPMPDTDYYTRSSRTGGFKKDYRSLAKISRINFKDPVNEPIYDSSAIVVACHLLELVIDLVDDYKNMPEDEFDQTYNDFTSQLHKLRYLSMNAPFKVSPGNKMALNSNNMLNALVCDLSLIILGTMKLPSNVKLPVNSGSHGLLACKDIFGVPSASHHVLQSLSSDDIDGEKQWESYFMALNAAFDIHTLIRLGEGIAPPSLDQTTRFSTSIEPRAADVSAFSSVSQDSETWLQYPSFTLVIVIHCISILSTLCVFGSRNGIEAEETPSGIELKVSNSSKCRYAKTIAPVGLNPEHRLASLGEQLKKAADEKVSSSVLGYRMIEDINRYLEASGKYYEDVSNAKSQVDELLEQLHKEVF, encoded by the coding sequence ACCTCCCCGTTGGCCTCCTCCTCCAGGTGGGCCGCCTGGTGGATTTCGTGGCCCGCCTGGTGGATTTCGCGGGTCGCCTGGTGGATTCTTTGGACCACCTCCTGGTGAATTTCACGGTCCCGGTGGACCTTTGGATGGACACCCCGGTGGacctccacctcctcctAGAATCCCTGGCCCGCCAGAACACTGGGGTGATCGAGGACCCTGGGGACATAATCCATGGGGATCCTACTACTACAACCCTCCAATGCCTCCACACATGCCTCCCCCATCTGCTCCACCACCTCCTCCATACGATTATGGTCGTTTCTACGACTACGATAGACCCCAGACCATTTCAGAACAGCCAGCAGGACTGGAACAACCCGCCCAGTCTTATCATTCATCACAGTCTTCCGTTACGTCTTCTTCAGCCACAATTCCTCTTTTCATTACTGAAGAAGGCTTACAAAAAGTTGACATGCCTTGCTTTAATACCGTCTGTCATCTTATCGACTTGTACTATCGCTACGTGAACCCTTCCTATATGGTTTTACCCAATAGAAAACTTCTAGTGGATTATCTCAGCATCTCTCCTCTGTGCATATGTCTTCTAAGTACAATGTTTAAGATCTCTTCTCGTTATTGCTCTCCTGATGCTGTGGAGGACCCCAAATATCTCGATCAGGGCTTCTGGGCTGGCCAAATTGAACGATACGGTGTGTCTCTAGCTGGTTTTGAGAGGTTGGCCGCATATATTCTTGCCTCTCAAAGAGGTAAAGACGACCACCTCGAAGAATGCGCTAAATTAGTCAAGTTTTACCGCTTTGTGGACTGCACGTCTTGCAAAGAACTTGCAGATATCGAGCAGTTCCTCAACATTTCCACGCCTGCTCAAATAATTTTCAGAGAGGGCTTTATAAGGATGCTTTGGAACGTTTATAAATTCCAAGTTTTCCGTAGggtttccttttcctctcCATATTTAAAGGGAAAAGGAACATTCGAGTTTCCAAGCAATCTGGAACTTCCAATGCCTGATACAGACTACTATACCAGATCGTCTAGAACTGGTGGATTCAAAAAGGATTACAGGAGCCTTGCCAAAATCTCGCGAATAAACTTCAAGGACCCAGTCAACGAGCCTATCTATGATTCCAGTGCCATCGTGGTTGCTTgccatcttcttgaactgGTAATAGACCTAGTTGATGATTATAAAAACATGCCTGAGGATGAATTTGACCAGACTTACAACGATTTCACCTCACAGCTACATAAACTTCGGTATCTGTCGATGAACGCTCCCTTTAAAGTGTCTCCAGGAAATAAGATGGCGCTCAATTCAAACAATATGTTGAACGCCTTGGTTTGTGATTTGAGTTTAATAATTTTAGGCACTATGAAGCTTCCTTCTAATGTAAAGCTTCCTGTCAATTCAGGCTCGCATGGCTTGCTGGCTTGCAAGGACATCTTTGGAGTACCTTCTGCTAGTCATCACGTACTTCAGAGTCTCAGCTCAGACGATATAGACGGCGAGAAGCAGTGGGAGTCTTATTTTATGGCGTTGAATGCTGCTTTTGACATTCATACGCTTATCCGTCTCGGCGAAGGTATTGCTCCTCCATCGCTTGATCAAACTACCCGGTTTTCTACGTCTATAGAGCCTCGAGCAGCCGACGTAAGTGCATTTTCCAGCGTCTCTCAGGACTCAGAAACGTGGCTTCAATATCCTTCATTTACGTTGGTTATAGTGATTCATTGCATATCTATATTGAGTACTCTCTGCGTCTTCGGTTCTAGGAATGGTATCGAGGCAGAAGAAACGCCTAGTGGAATTGAGTTGAAGGTGAGCAATTCCTCGAAATGCAGATATGCCAAGACAATTGCACCCGTCGGCTTGAACCCTGAGCATAGATTAGCATCGCTAGGAgagcagttgaagaaagctgCCGACGAAAAAGTGAGCAGCAGCGTTTTAGGCTACAGAATGATCGAAGACATCAATAGATACCTCGAAGCCAGCGGCAAATACTACGAAGACGTTTCCAACGCCAAGAGCCAAGTGGACGAACTACTTGAGCAATTGCACAAAGAAGTCTTTTGA